CCCCGCCCGGGGGCTCGGCAGCTCCCCTAGTcctgcccggccctgcccggggacTCGGTGGCACCGCGGGGTCTGCGACCTCCGGGACCCCACGGCGGGCAgcgcccggggagcggggccgggcccgggagGGGCGGGACACCCGTCATTCATAAACACTGGGAGGCGGGGCTTGGCctgccgggggcggggcctggcATGCAGGGGGCGGGGCGGAATCCATTCAAGGCGATGAGGGGCGGGGCTCTGCCGCGCGGGGGCGGGGTCTGTGTGGGTGGGGGCGTGGCCCTCGACATCTGCGGTGACGGAGGGGGCGTGGCCTCGGCTGCCGCGGCGGGCGCACGTGTCGGCgaggggcggggcggcgggagcgcgcACTGCGCCGGCGGGAGCGcgcgcggcgcggggcgggtCCGGGCGCGGCGctgagcggcggcggcggcggcggcggcggagcagcgagagcggggccggccgggccgggccgggccggggccggggccggggccggggcgggcggcgggggcccGCCGGGCGCCCGCCGGGCGGCCGGCGCCATGGGCACGGTGCTGTCGCTGTCGCCGAGCTACCGGAAGGCCCCGCTGTTCGAGGAGGGGGCGGCCACGGTGGGGCACTACACGGCGGTGCAGAACAGCAAGAACGCGAAGGAGAAGGGCCTGAAGCGGCACTCGCTGATCTCGGTGCTGCCCTGGAAGCGCATCGCCGCCGTCTCCGCCAAGAAGAAGAGCTCCAAGAAGGTGCAGCCCAACGGCGGCTACCAGAGCAACGTGACCCACCTCAACAACGAGAACCTGAAGAAGTCGCTCTCCTGCGCCAACCTCGCCACCTTcgcccccccgccgccccccgccgccgccgccgccgccctcgCCTCGGCGCAGAAGGCGCCCccggccgcgcccgccgccgccgccgccaccccGCGCCGGGTCGTGGTGCAGGCGTCCACCAGCGAGCTGCTGCGCTGCCTCGGCGAGTTCCTGTGCCGCCGCTGCTACCGCCTGAAGCACCTCTCGCCCACCGACCCCGTGCTCTGGCTGCGCTCCGTGGACCGctcgctgctgctgcagggctggcaggaccAGGGCTTCATCACGCCGGCCAACGTGGTCTTCCTCTACATGCTGTGCCGGGACGTCATCTCGGCCGAGGTGGCCAGCGACCACGAactgcaggcagtgctgctcacctgcctgTACCTCTCCTACTCCTACATGGGCAACGAGATCTCCTACCCGCTGAAGCCCTTCCTGGTGGAGAGCTGTAAGGAGGCCTTCTGGGACCGCTGCCTCTCCATCATCGACCTCATGAGCCCCAAGATGCTGCAGGTCAACGCCGACCCGCACTACTTCACCCAGGTCTTCGCCGACCTCAAGAAGGAGAGCGGCTCCGAGGAGAAGGGCCGGCTGCTCATCGGCCTCGACCGGTGagcgcccgccgccccccgcgcccccggacacgccgcgcccgcccggcccggaGCCGCTCCCGGGGGGATTTGCCCGGCGGGGAAGGGCGGGAGCCGCCGCCTGCCCCccgaggggacacggggggttCGGCCGCCGCCGGAGCGGAGCGCAGACCCCCGGTTCCCTCCCGCGCCGCCGCTTTCCagccgccgccccctccccatGCTGCGGGCCCGGAATGCTGCGGCTCCGCCACCGGATTGATCCCAGCAATTCATGGATGGGGGGCCAAGAACCCCCCCAGCCGATATCCcccgggagcggagcggggctcCGCGGGGCCGGTCACCGCATCACCGAGACAGAGCCCAGgtaggggaaaaagaaaattaagggaaaaaaaaaaaatcctgtaaagGCTCCAGCGCAGGCGGCTGAACCGGCCCGGTCGGGACTCACCGGCAGCACCGGGACAGAGACGCGGGCacggcccggggacccccccaccccctttcctccctcatccccccctctttatttattttctttgaagagACTCGAATTCCCGAGCGGGTCCGGGTGACGGGAATCACCGCTACTGTTCATGAGATCAATGTGAAATGTCTTGTTCCCATCGTGCACTGGTCATGAGTATTGTGTAAAGGATCTACTTGAGTGTGCAAGCAAGGGGAGCCGCCACATGCTGCTATATGAATTCTTCTAGAACAAACCCAACGAACTGCAAACCTGCgggggggaaagagaaaaaaacccttctttCTTCTGTCATTGTTGCTTTTCCAGTGGTATTGCGCATGCAAACAGGAGCATTTTGTGTCTTcgggaaacaaaaaaaaaaggaaaaaaacgcataaaaaaataataatcaaaagaaaaaccttAACGAGAGATGGCTGTAAAATTACACCCATGCACAAAGACCCGCCACCACCCCGACACCGCAGTCTCGAGCTGGTATTCCCGTATCAGGCCTGGGGACTGAGACcttctttttgggttttatcgTTTTCTTTTCTCCGTGTGCTCAGTTCTAGTTTAGTTCTGGTCCATCGGGCGTTAAACTGGCGAACAAGAGGGAGAAATAACGtgccatttatttttatttttgatttttcacttGAAGCTCTTCATGGCTGTACATTGGACCCTGCTAATGATACATGTGTACGTACGTTTTTTTAGTGCAATCTCTTCTGTAGATCTTTGTTGACCAAATTGGTGGGTATTGTTActtattaatttatatttgtctcattttgtatgtatgtgtataGTGTGTTTGTAAGTATGTGTGGTTTATAACCCGACCGACTGTGTCATGGGGCTCAGTGTGCCTGTAATTTAATCCCCTccccttatttttatttatttttgtactgtgctgattaaataaaaatgcactGACCATCCATTACACGGCAGCGGCTCGTGGCCGAGTCTTttctgctctcccagccctgggacgctgggaatgggatttgtGTTGACGGCAGAGGATTTAACGCAGCCGCCGCTTTCATCGCGTTACCCGCGCCGGGGTCACCCCGTGGTGGGAGAGCggtggggctggcagcagccggAGGGGGAAAGTCGGGatactgggataactgggataactgggatatTGGGACCCCGATCCCTCTGGGCATCATCTCCCCCGCGCCGGCAGGAACGGGCAGCACCATGGTGGGATGCAACTAAttgctttcttttattatttattacagTGAATTATGTAAACAAAATCCAGGTCCATTATAGTAGGTTTTTAATGCTCTTTTACACATAAAATATCAGcgatttattaaaaaaaaaaaaaaaaaagggttcaTTGCATTATCGCCCCTGGCTGAGAATCCACGTTTCAATTTAGAAATAGTTAATTTATGGGAAAACCaggaatatatatattttatatatttatatatatatttatatatatatatataaaaccagAGCAGGAACAGATAATACATTTTATAAGACACATCTCATCACACACAATATTGCCATCTCATGGTAGGAGAAATTTCCCAAGCCTGCAATTCGTTGCCGTCCACCCCAATTCCATCCGACTATTCTTTCGGAGGGACGAGGGTACAAAAGTGCTGATCCCACCCCCAGCACCCGCCCGGGGCAGGGGACGTCTGCACCAGGACACGGAAGGCGAGAAGTGCAAATCCAAGGCACAGCAACGCCGGGCGTCAGGGCAGGGGTGTCCCGTGGCTTTGGCATGGGTGCTGCTCCTCCCGAGGAGCCGATGTGGGGTGAAAGGAGGCGCTGGAGGGTCCGTGGGGGGGCTGGGCTGGTCCCGGGGTGCTGTGTGAGCGTGGCGGGGTCGGGGCTGCCGTGTCACCTCCTGGCCCAGCGCTGGTGGTGCCTCGGGGCTGTGGCGTCTGGAAGAGCCCCTGCCCAAGGGGACCCTCCAGACATCCAGAACTGCACTCTGAGAGGGGCactgggggctggggggtgctgggatgctcccagggctggTCCAAGGCCAGGGACAATGGGAATGGGAGAGCTCTGGCACGGGGCCTCCCCGTGCACGGCCTTGTCCCAGTTCATTCATACTCTacatccctgtccctccccgGTCTCGGGGGTGGCAGTGGGACACCAAGGCTGCAGCgacctgtccctgtgccccaggtCCATGGCATGGCTTCAGGAAACCTTTTGTGAGTGAGGAGCCTCTTCCAGGCTTTCTAATTCCCAAAATGCTCCATCTAACAAGTGCTCCCCGTttgctggctgggctgggacccCGAGGTGGGGTCCCCACACAGCTCCCCcacctccagggctgggaatCCTGACCTGaccagcagtgccaggacaaTCCCAATGTACAATCCCAacagcctgggctgctcaggaaccacagcagtgcccagcacagtgGGAATAAACCACTGAGGAGATCCATGTCCCTCCATCAAGACAGAGCTCGGGGTTATCTGGGCTGGGCAGGACGTGCCCAACACCCCAACATCCACAGCTCACTGCTGGGAAGAGCCAAGAAAACTCTTTGCAGGGAggagcctggagctggcagctggggctgtgccaggttAATGTTGGATAGTGCAAAGCTTGGCCCCCCAAAGCTCCCCCTGTTCCTGGGCTCACCCCTGCCGTGGGTCCCTTTAGCCCTCCCTAACCCCAACGCTGGCACAGACACGAAGCCACGTAGATCATCTAAAAATTCAGCAAGGCCCCATGGTCCCAGAGGGAACCCACCGGCTTCAGGCCCTTGGAGGGGGTAATTAAGGCAAAAAGCAACGCAGGATTAACAAAACCAGGCCCTGCATTAGGAAGTCCCCTGTCCAGCCAAGGTGCCTCGACGGGTTGATGGATTCCCAAGGGAAAGCAGCAGGTCTGGAGGTGTCTCCATGTATCTTCCCAGCCCCGTgtgcctggaggggctggaggagtGTGGAGTGTGGCAGGCAGccctcccttcccagcctggctctggttCCGTGGGGATTTGGCCCTACAGAACCTGACTCCCTGAGCTGGGTATCTTTGGTTCCTCCTCTGGAGGCTGCATCATACTGCAAAAACTGACACAAGGGAAAGGAACATGGAAGGGAAAATTGGAGAGGGGGTGAGGCATCAAtgtgggaaagggaagaaagggtgGAAGTACCTAGAAACTCTTTTTTTCAGACTAATTCCAAAGGAAGCACTCTCCTGGTATTCCAGTCTGGTTTGTAATATGGAGAACAGGTCACCGGCTATTTTAGGTCTTCATTCCATGTGAATTTGGCTTTTCTAAACCCCCGGAATTTGGGTTTTCCAAACCTTGAGCTTCAGAGGCTGCTTTAGGCACCTGGCAAGCCGCTGCTGAGCATCTCCCGGCGAGTCCCGGGGCGGGGAGGGCGAGCCCAGCCCCGCTCCGAGGAGAGGGGCCGTTAGTTGCCCGGCACGCAGAGGACGAAGCCGGAGCGGTGCTTGGTGAAATCCGGTTGGGATTGGTTGATCTTGGTCTCCACGGACACGGTGCATTTCCTGCCGTGCAGGCTGCACTGCACCGGGTTGGTGACAGTGACATGCAGGGCACGCTTCTCCCTGCGGGAAGGGGACACGAGTCaggaggggtgggatggggtgggatgggatgggatggggtaGGATGGGATGGCCACACATGGGACAGGCATTTTCAGGTCtggcacatcccacagccatccTAAACCCCTGTGTTAAGCCAGGCCTGAGCGCTGAGCCCAGCTTTGGGCTCCCAGTCCCGCTCCAGGACTGGGACTGGTGCCGGTGGGAGGACTcagctccaggggctgtccCTTTGACAGACCCGGTCAAAgggcccaggggctgctgccagcTTGGCCACTGCCCCCTGAATGACCCTACCGTGACCCCTTCcagctctgtgcctgcagcagtgacaggGACATCCCTGGGCTGAGCTCAGAGACTGAAATACAGCCTGGAACGGTGGAAGGAACCACACGTGGGGTGCTGGCTGTTCCCAGTTCCCTCTCACACAGACAGACCAAACTGGCTGGGATAAaactctgtccctgcagctttTGAACCCCCTAACCCAGTTTTGGCACTAAACATGATTCCCACGAGTGAATCAGGACTTTCTGCCCCCCGCCGTGGTTTGCCGGTGGCTGTTGGGGTCACTGCCAGTGGGGACAtgaggacagcagggccaggatgACTGGCAAGAATGTGCCCCTTTGCTAAAGGCCATAAAGGCCCTGCTCTAAATCCCAAATAATGATCCTTGTGCCATAAGCAGAGAAATCATAAATCATGGAATCATCCAGGTTGGGAAAACGCTctgggatcatcaagtccaactgttcccccagcactgccaaggccaccactgacccatgtccccaagtgccacatccacgtgCCTGGGCAGCTGTGTCAGCGCTGAccagccctttccatgaagaaaggGAAGAACCCAGCAACGCCACGGCCCCACTGATGGcctggctgctccaggggctgggatggagctgaggCCAAGGTGAtggctcagctccagccacGACCCCTTGGGACCAACCAAGAACCCCCAGAGAATCCCCAGGAGAGGGGATCCACAGGAAAATCCTGCAGCAGATCCATCCCCATGAGCCACCACCAGTGGGAAGAGCTATCCAGGGACCTGGCCTTTGGGAATTCCCTCCTGTGACCTCACCCACATTTCAAATTCCCATATTTCCAGCATTTTTAGTTTAATGCTGGGTGGTTTAGAATTGCTGACATTGACTCTGCTGCCTCTCTGGATGCTCCAAACACCCCAGGGGGATTTGCTGGGATCCCATTCCCCGTGTTTGGCTCCCAGACTCCAGGTCCTGCCTTGTCTGAGCCATTCCAGCCTTTCCACTGCCACAGCCCAAGTCCTTTGTGCACTTTCTACTCCATTTCCATTAAGAGACTGTTCAGGTCGTGTCACATCCCTTAAGCTGCATTTTTATGCAGTTCCCAAATCCAGATTTTCACCAGTTCCATAACAATGCTTGGTTGGTTgaaggggctggcagggcccagcACACAAAGCCCTCGTGTATTTAATGTTATTACAGGTATTTAATGTTATTTACTCCCGCCTGGGTGAGCTGAGGCTGCAATCCCAGCTTAGGTTGCTATTTTTGCTGTGTCTTAGTGGAATGAGCTGCACACCCAGAGAAGCCTCTCAGAGATCCCTGCTCCTTGGGAAAAGCTGCAGCATCAAGTGTCCCTAACAGGGATAAGGGTGAAGGacttctcctctcccacagcaAGTTCTAGGTGACCAGGCAGAGGCTCTGGGGAGAAGAACATCAATAACCTGAATTTTGACCACAAGCCAGAGGGCCTGGGAATCCAAAGGTCCTGGGTGCCCTGTGGCTGTGGGACCTGCAGGAAAGTGCATCAGTCTGGgtctcagctcctgctgggatgaGGAGAATCACCTGAACACAGGTCTGAGGGAAGCTAATGCTGTCCTGGGATGGAGGGATCCAGAGAAGATGCTCTGATCTTTGCCATGTGTCACAATTCCATTAAATTAAGGCTTCCCTCCCCCTCTCTCATTCCCAGATCCCACCTTGCCAAAGCTCCTTCACTCATCACGTGTTGCTTTTCTTCATGTGAGGGTTCAGCCTTAAAGCTTTCgctgggggaggagggcagCTCCTGGATGGAGCAACCCACAGGGATCTGTGAGTGCACAGGGATGACAAACCCCTCCtggtgtccctgctgggcaCCCCACGAcaccagccccaggagcagctggaccCGCTGGCACCTCGGGACTCTTGGCCACTGCTCCGGAGCTTGGTCCGAGGCCAGcgagggagaggggaggaaatTCCCCTTTGGTTTCCAGCCCACCAGGCAGGGCAGCCTcgctcctggagcagcagtggcacaggggtggcagctgctggctgccctgGGGTGCCAGGTTTGCTGATGGGCCCCAAGGGAGggaacagctgctgcagcagccggGACAGCGGACTGAGACCTTCCCCGTCTCACTGCTACAAACGGCTCGGCTGGGAGCTGCTTCCCCGAGCTCCTGCTGAATTTAGATCCCAAAGGAAGGGGCTGAGATGGAGATGCACCAGAACAATCCTGGATGACAACAAAGTCTCTCACAGACAAGGGCAACACACAACAGAAATACCCTTTGGAGATCAGTGATGCTCAGCAGGACCCTGATGGCAGCAAAGGCAGAGACAAGTCCCACTTCCAATCAAACTTAAGCTGAAGAAGGAGTTTTCATGGCATAAACCTGTCCCACCACCTTTTGGGGACTttgacaagggatggagggacaggacccagggaatggctcccactgccagagggcagggctggatgggatattgggaattgggaattgttccctgggagggcggtgaggccctggcacagggtgcccagagcagctgtggctgccctggatccctggcagtgcccaaggccaggctggacagggctgggagcagcctgggacagtggaacgtgtccctgccatggcaggggtggcactggtgggCTTTgagctcccttcccacccaaaccactctgggattccCAGTGggtgccaggcactgctggggctgagtccagccctggctgatggcagctctggctcctcaCCAAGCCCTGATGATGTCAAGTCCATCAGGACCAAGTGTCAGATGCTGCTCCTGGGAATCACCCCCACTGGTGGTTAGCAGTGATTCCTCCAGAAGTGGCAGCAGGATGTGAGTGCTGGctgagcactgccagggcaggaacccagccccagcacctgtgaggctgctggcagaatggaagagggaaaagagattCTGGGGCAAGTCAGGATccacccagcactgctcccatCCTGCCTGGGAACCACACGGGGATGTCTGTATGTGATGAAGCACAGAGTAATTTCTGTTTATAATAAACACCAAGGTGTTGCTGCTTTCTACAAACTCACGTCTTCATACAGCACAGGGAATATTTTTGGGTGGAAACAGCCTCTCCTGACAGCTCGGCAGTaccagccacagctgctgatcccaggctggggctgctcttttGCCTTTCCCTGGCTCAGTGAACCCTGCAGGACTGGGGCACTTCTCCtccaccttccccagcccatgccagCCCCCAAAGggccttccccagctcccctcACTCTCCTGGCTCACAGGAGGAGTTAAAGGCTGTGGTGGGAGCCCCACGTGAGCAGGGTCTGTGTGTGGGAGACACATcccagagccagagcagcccctgagacactgcaggagctgagcaggcaCTGGGGGAATGCTGACAAAAGGGAAACCAGCAGAGAAAGGAGGACTCTGAGTGGAAGCAGATCACTGGCCCATGAAATACGAGAGTTTTGACTGAGCATTTAATCCAGGACCTCGGGGGAAACACAAGGCAAGTGGCGCAGAAATGGCCTCAGACAtctgccagagctgcacagagcacagaaacaTCCACAGCACCAACACGTGGTGGGAaggaaagggggaagggaaggagagcagAAAGATCAGAGGGAGTTTTGGTGAGGACAGGCGGTCTAAGGCTGAGAAGTTTAATAAATGTAAATACAGGAGATAgcaggttggacggggcttggagcaacctgggacagtggaaggtgttcctgcccatggcaggggtgacactggacaggctttaaggtcctttccagcccaaaccattccatgattccatgctTAAGAACAAGCCCAGATGACCtggaatgccctggaaggagCTACGGGCATGAGAACACAGCGAAGACTCCCTGATGAGATATTCCCCACTGGGAGCACAGCAGGATGGGAGCTGGGAACatcccagggacagcagcagcagccagggacggggagctccagagctgcagccccatccctgaCAGGGCTCCAATGGAACAGGGCTTTGTGAAGCTTTCCCAGGATTTTTAAATGAGGTGCTGTCCCATGGACAGAGTGGGAAATAAGCTCTTTTCAGAAGCAGAATTTGGGTAGAGATGGCAAAGCCAGCACAGTAATTGCCTGATTTTCATGACAACAAACCAGAGGGATTTCAACCAAGTGTGCAACCAAGTGTGAAATGAGGGCTCAGCAGCAATGAACCCACTGGGATGGATTCCAAAGGGGATTGCTTTAAACCATCAAACCTTTCCAGAGTTTAGACCAAGGCCTCTTTCTGGAAAGGCAGGAGCACTGTGGGCTACCTGGTTggcttccagctcaggatattctgtgattctctggcTCCAAGGAAGCCTGCAGCTGCACACAAGATGTGAGGATTGTGAGGGGCAGGATGGAGAACACCCCATGGTGGCAACACCTTATGGAAGTCAGTGCTGCAGCCTCACCTGGATCCTGGCTGCAGCCTTTGAGAGGGTTCAGccatgaaaaaaacatttaaaaggcTCCCAGACGAAGGGAGGCTGCAGAAAAGAGCCCAAAAAAGCAGCATCTATATTCTGCATGAAGAAAAAACACAGGAAGCGGGGAGAGAGAAACTCAAGAGGTctaaaaaaaggcaatttttaaGGCTCTGCTTCCTAATAAGAGCCAAGGAGACAAACAGGGATACTGAGAGTTTCAGGGAAGGTTAAATCAGTTCTCCAGGCTATgtgtggtgtcactgctggggagGACTCCAGGCTGTGATAGCAGAGAGGTGACAATCATGGAgccataaaatcatggaatgctttgggttggaaggaaccttccAGACCATCAAGTTTCAACcacatccagtgccacccctgccatgggcagggacaccttccactgtcccaggctgctccaagccctggccagcctggccttggacactgccagggatccaggagcatCCAT
This genomic window from Anomalospiza imberbis isolate Cuckoo-Finch-1a 21T00152 chromosome 22, ASM3175350v1, whole genome shotgun sequence contains:
- the CDK5R1 gene encoding cyclin-dependent kinase 5 activator 1; translation: MGTVLSLSPSYRKAPLFEEGAATVGHYTAVQNSKNAKEKGLKRHSLISVLPWKRIAAVSAKKKSSKKVQPNGGYQSNVTHLNNENLKKSLSCANLATFAPPPPPAAAAAALASAQKAPPAAPAAAAATPRRVVVQASTSELLRCLGEFLCRRCYRLKHLSPTDPVLWLRSVDRSLLLQGWQDQGFITPANVVFLYMLCRDVISAEVASDHELQAVLLTCLYLSYSYMGNEISYPLKPFLVESCKEAFWDRCLSIIDLMSPKMLQVNADPHYFTQVFADLKKESGSEEKGRLLIGLDR